The following coding sequences are from one Lolium rigidum isolate FL_2022 chromosome 6, APGP_CSIRO_Lrig_0.1, whole genome shotgun sequence window:
- the LOC124663599 gene encoding LRR receptor-like serine/threonine-protein kinase RPK2, with translation MATPYHLLLLLLLLLLVPLASSSADREVLLALKEAVTNDPAAVLSAWSSDSDSDHCHWRGVTCHPSSSAVAAIDLPAASLSGALPALLPPHLLRLDLSLNNFSGPVPAAFLASPTLRALNLSSNRLSGPLTFPPSNSSPPCPALVHLRLAANFLVGEIPAAVAQCRALRVLDLSRNVLEGAVPRALGRLAALRVLDVSRNSLTDRIPHELAGCGNLAVLVLTDPAASASPGDQPEFNAFVGLLPPEVATIPRLQVLWAPRANLDGRLPRYRNSSCSLRAVNLGQNYIAGPVPPWLGECGDLTFLDLSSNSLEGSMPAQLNIGCMEYLNVSRNLLSGPLLSSMDGMCSSRLIDDDVLVYHYYQGLVGNALIGNPFGSMLGDITHAAVHDFSSNGFAGALPSIDLHLGENYSYGLLLNSNTFNGTLSGGFFGFCKGASGIAVNLSSNQLSGSLDMVSSCTALQAFEAGENKFSGSISHSIADLHLLRSLILSGNNLTGEIAGRFANLAALEVLMLDHNRLSGTIPPSFSELAQLSVFDVSFNNLSGDIPYLRHSADCTFFVGNPLLSSCLGPNPNASVPLSPSNNRQKWTQRLGGHMTRSKILMVIVAAAATAIVSFILAIVLFFVYERRKRAKIVSFRRKAVVTFADAPPELNFDNLIRATSNFSIQNLIGTGGFGATYKAELAPGYLVAVKRLAMGRFQGLQQFDAEIATLGRIRHRNLVTLIGYHIGASDTFLIYNYLSGGNLESFIHEMGSKRVSWAEVYTIATDVAQALAFLHCACTPRIIHRDIKPSNILLDEDLNAYLSDFGLARLIEVTQTHATTDVAGTFGYVAPEYATTCRVSDKSDVYSFGVVLLELMSGKRSLDPSFSQFGDGFTIVTWGRMLMREDRTSEFFSPGLWDTAPKYRLTEMLKIAASCTSESLAIRPSMRQVAARLKQLRNEQ, from the coding sequence ATGGCGACTCCgtaccatctcctcctcctcctcctcctcctccttcttgtcCCGctggcgtcctcctccgccgaccGCGAGGTCCTGCTCGCGCTCAAGGAAGCCGTCACCAACGACCCAGCCGCCGTCCTCTCCGCCTggtcctccgactccgactccgacCACTGCCATTGGCGCGGTGTCACCTGccacccctcctcctccgccgtcgccgcaatCGACCTCCCCGCCGCCTCCCTCTCGGGCGCCCTCCCCGCGCTCCTCCCCCCGCACCTCCTCCGCCTCGACCTCTCCCTCAACAACTTCTCCGGCCCTGTCCCCGCCGCCTTCCTCGCGTCCCCGACCCTCCGCGCCCTAAACCTCTCCTCCAACCGTCTCTCGGGACCTCTAACCTTCCCGCCTTCCAACTCCTCGCCGCCCTGCCCCGCCCTGGTCCACCTCCGCCTCGCCGCCAACTTCCTCGTCGGCGAAATCCCCGCCGCGGTGGCCCAATGCCGCGCCCTGCGTGTCCTCGACCTCTCCCGCAACGTCCTCGAGGGAGCCGTCCCGCGCGCGCTCGGCCGCCTCGCCGCCCTCCGCGTCCTCGACGTCTCCCGCAACAGCCTCACCGACAGGATCCCCCACGAGCTCGCCGGCTGCGGGAACCTCGCCGTGCTCGTGCTCACCGACCCCGCCGCGTCCGCGTCGCCGGGGGATCAACCAGAGTTCAACGCCTTCGTTGGCCTGCTGCCTCCGGAGGTGGCCACCATCCCGAGACTGCAGGTTCTCTGGGCACCCAGAGCCAACCTCGACGGCCGTCTGCCGAGGTACAGGAACAGTTCCTGCAGCCTCCGAGCGGTCAACCTTGGGCAGAACTACATTGCCGGTCCGGTGCCGCCATGGCTTGGTGAGTGTGGCGACTTGACATTTCTTGATCTCAGCTCCAACAGCCTCGAGGGCTCCATGCCTGCTCAACTGAATATTGGATGTATGGAATACCTCAATGTCAGCCGGAATTTGCTGTCAGGCCCCTTACTGTCATCCATGGACGGCATGTGCTCGAGCCGTTTGATCGATGACGATGTTCTAGTCTATCACTATTATCAGGGATTGGTTGGGAATGCCTTGATTGGTAACCCTTTTGGCTCGATGCTGGGGGACATCACCCACGCCGCTGTCCATGATTTCAGCAGCAATGGATTCGCCGGGGCGTTGCCTTCTATTGACTTGCATCTTGGTGAGAATTACTCTTACGGCTTGTTGCTCAACAGTAATACATTCAACGGCACACTTTCTGGTGGGTTCTTCGGATTCTGCAAAGGTGCAAGTGGGATTGCTGTCAATTTGAGTAGTAATCAGCTGTCGGGCAGTCTTGATATGGTGTCAAGTTGTACGGCTCTTCAAGCTTTCGAGGCTGGTGAGAACAAGTTCAGTGGCTCAATCTCTCATAGCATTGCTGACCTGCATTTGCTGCGTAGCTTGATCTTGAGTGGAAACAATTTGACAGGCGAGATCGCGGGGCGGTTTGCTAATTTGGCTGCTCTGGAAGTACTCATGCTTGACCACAACAGGCTCTCAGGAACCATCCCTCCAAGTTTCAGTGAACTGGCTCAACTATCAGTTTTTGATGTCTCTTTCAACAACCTATCGGGTGACATTCCTTACCTAAGGCACTCTGCTGACTGCACTTTCTTTGTTGGCAATCCCCTACTGTCCTCGTGTTTGGGTCCAAATCCAAATGCATCAGTACCACTATCACCGTCAAATAATCGCCAGAAGTGGACTCAAAGATTGGGTGGTCACATGACCAGATCCAAGATTCTGATGGTGATTGTAGCTGCTGCTGCAACTGCCATAGTGTCTTTTATTCTCGCAATCGTTCTCTTTTTTGTGTATGAGAGAAGGAAACGAGCGAAGATTGTGAGTTTTAGGAGAAAAGCTGTTGTGACATTCGCCGATGCTCCTCCTGAGCTTAATTTCGACAACCTTATCCGCGCAACTAGTAACTTCAGCATCCAGAACTTGATTGGAACAGGTGGTTTTGGTGCCACTTATAAGGCTGAGCTCGCTCCTGGTTATCTTGTAGCAGTGAAGAGGCTAGCCATGGGGCGTTTCCAAGGCCTCCAGCAGTTTGATGCGGAAATCGCAACTCTCGGAAGAATTCGACACAGGAATCTCGTCACACTTATTGGATACCACATAGGAGCATCAGACACTTTTCTGATCTACAACTATCTCTCAGGCGGAAACCTTGAGAGCTTTATACATGAGATGGGGAGCAAAAGGGTATCCTGGGCTGAGGTCTATACCATAGCGACGGATGTTGCGCAAGCGCTGGCTTTCCTTCACTGTGCCTGCACACCTCGGATCATCCATCGAGACATCAAACCGAGCAATATCCTGCTTGATGAAGACCTGAACGCATACCTGTCTGATTTCGGTCTGGCGAGGCTGATAGAGGTTACGCAGACGCATGCCACGACTGATGTCGCTGGGACCTTTGGCTATGTCGCGCCTGAATACGCGACTACCTGCAGGGTCTCTGACAAGTCTGACGTATACAGTTTTGGAGTCGTCCTTCTGGAGTTGATGTCAGGCAAGAGGTCTTTGGATCCGTCGTTCTCGCAGTTCGGTGATGGATTTACAATTGTAACATGGGGGAGAATGCTGATGCGGGAGGACCGCACCAGTGAATTCTTCTCCCCGGGACTGTGGGATACAGCACCGAAGTACAGGTTGACAGAGATGCTAAAGATTGCTGCATCTTGCACCTCAGAGTCGCTAGCCATTCGGCCATCAATGAGGCAGGTTGCAGCAAGGTTGAAGCAACTGAGGAATGAGCAATGA
- the LOC124662062 gene encoding DEAD-box ATP-dependent RNA helicase 15, which yields MGEAKDNEVYEDDLVDYEEEVENVVDDAAANASVDVAKKGYVGIHSSGFRDFLLKPELLRAIQDCGFEHPSEVQHECIPQAILGMDVICQAKSGMGKTAVFVLSTLQQIDPVAGQVAALVLCHTRELAYQICNEFERFSKYLPETKVAVFYGGVNIKNHKDLLKNECPHIVVGTPGRILALARDKDLPLKNVRHFILDECDKMLDSLDMRRDVQEIFKMTPHEKQVMMFSATLSKESRPVCKKFMQDPMEIYVDDEAKLTLHGLVQHYIKLSEAEKNRKLNDLLDALDFNQIVIFVKSVSRASELNRLLCECNFPAICIHSGMTQEERLTRYKNFKEGHKRILVATDLVGRGIDIERVNIVINYDMPDSADTYLHRVGRAGRFGTKGLAITFVSSASDSDVLNQVQERFEVDIKELPEQIDTSTYMPS from the exons ATGGGAGAAGCCAAGGACAACGAGGTGTACGAGGATGACCTCGTCgactacgaggaggaggtggagaacGTCGTGGACGACGCAGCCGCCAACGCCTCGGTCGACGTAGCCAAGAA GGGGTACGTGGGAATCCATAGCTCAGGGTTCAGGGACTTCCTGCTCAAGCCAGAGCTGCTCCGCGCCATCCAGGACTGCGGGTTTGAGCATCCTTCCGAAG TGCAACATGAATGCATCCCTCAAGCTATTCTCGGAATGGATGTCATCTGCCAAGCAAAATCTGGGATGGGCAAGACTGCTGTTTTTGTCCTCTCAACTCTCCAGCAGATTGATCCGGTTGCTGGTCAAGTAGCTGCACTCGTTTTGTGCCATACAAGGGAATTGGCTTACCAG ATTTGCAATGAATTCGAGAGGTTTAGCAAGTACCTGCCAGAAACAAAAGTTGCTGTCTTCTATGGTGGGGTTAACATAAAAAACCACAAGGATTTATTGAAGAATGAATGCCCTCATATCGTGGTTGGCACACCTGGAAGGATCCTGGCTCTGGCTAGAGACAAGGACCTTCCGTTGAAGAATGTGAGGCATTTCATTCTTGATGAATGTGACAAGATGCTTGATTCACTTG ACATGCGTAGAGATGTCCAGGAGATCTTCAAAATGACACCCCACGAGAAGCAAGTGATGATGTTTTCAGCAACACTCAGCAAGGAGAGTCGCCCGGTTTGCAAGAAATTCATGCAAGAT CCCATGGAAATTTATGTCGATGACGAGGCTAAACTGACCCTTCATGGACTAGTTCAG CACTACATAAAACTAAGTGAGGCGGAGAAGAATCGGAAGTTGAATGATCTCTTAGATGCACTCGACTTCAACCAAATTGTGATATTTGTTAAAAGTGTTAGTAGAGCTTCAGAACTTAACAGGCTTCTCTGTGAATGCAATTTTCCTGCGATCTGCATACATTCTGGAATGACACAGGAGGAGAG GTTGACCCGGTATAAGAACTTCAAGGAAGGACACAAGAGGATTCTTGTGGCTACAGATTTAGTTGGCAGGGGAATAGATATTGAGCGTGTCAATATTGTCATAAACTATGACATGCCTGATTCTGCTGATACATACTTGCACAGG GTTGGAAGGGCTGGACGTTTTGGTACCAAGGGGCTTGCAATAACATTTGTTTCTTCTGCCTCTGACTCTGATGTTCTCAATCAG GTGCAAGAAAGGTTTGAGGTTGACATAAAGGAGCTGCCTGAGCAGATTGACACTTCGACATACA TGCCATCATGA